A genomic window from Gossypium hirsutum isolate 1008001.06 chromosome D10, Gossypium_hirsutum_v2.1, whole genome shotgun sequence includes:
- the LOC107893923 gene encoding ankyrin repeat-containing protein BDA1 isoform X1 codes for MDTRLKRAARAGNVSDLYSIIERDGNVLKNLDEVEFVNTPLHIAAENGCTEFAMEILSLKPSFARKLHRGLSPIHLAVQAGHKEMVLRFIEIDKDLVRIRGKSGETPLHYISRLGNYDGLLDKILETCPDCIRDVTTINSTALHIATENNRLDVLQVLIRTLKKKDYCREVVNGKDKDGNTALHIAARNNQPEMLKLLLNCKADKYDTNQHGLTALEVAQEHNSRESITILRGCFFPVFSNFNHKMEKQIMASATKASLLIFHDMDNISDQDRNALLVILGLLLTTTYQASLSPPGGVWQGDSPSEPFHHIPLEERDSPGSIGTSVLGESYFLIFYILAYVVFIVTYFLTLALLKPFPNGFRTALEVLLAFLAMCFDQSLSSIAPTFSIAVTLRIFSTIIFILMVFVCIAYHQVSKLSVSIVGCWIFPSYSLSLFAGEKVVAVIQVFLLFLVLYDEFWKGTILAVGYSLLVRIDAIADHGGGYSSYGWGYPAVFIGCWFFFNLSQVCIKRCIRCCKK; via the exons ATGGATACAAGATTGAAAAGAGCTGCTCGAGCAGGAAATGTTAGTGATTTGTATTCAATAATCGAGAGAGACGGAAATGTTTTGAAGAACTTGGATGAGGTGGAGTTCGTCAATACTCCATTACATATTGCTGCAGAGAATGGGTGTACTGAGTTTGCAATGGAGATTCTGAGTTTAAAACCATCCTTTGCTAGGAAGCTCCACCGAGGCTTGAGCCCTATTCACCTTGCCGTCCAGGCAGGGCATAAAGAGATGGTGTTACGTTTCATTGAAATCGATAAAGATCTGGTTCGTATCAGAGGGAAGAGTGGTGAGACTCCATTGCACTACATTAGTAGACTTGGAAACTACGATGGCCTCTTAGATAAAATTCTTGAGACTTGTCCTGATTgtattcgagatgttacaaccaTAAATAGCACTGCTTTGCATATTGCAACGGAAAACAATAGATTGGATGTTCTCCAAGTTCTAATTAGAACTCTAAAGAAGAAAGACTACTGCCGGGAAGTGGTGAACGGAAAAGACAAAGATGGCAACACTGCACTTCACATAGCTGCCAGGAATAATCAACCCGAG ATGCTCAAATTGCTATTGAACTGCAAGGCTGATAAGTATGACACCAATCAACATGGTTTGACGGCACTTGAAGTTGCACAAGAACATAATAGTCGAGAAAGCATTACTATTCTACGTGGTTGCTTTTTTCCtgtattttcaaacttcaatcaTAAGATGGAGAAACAAATCATGGCGTCTGCGACAAAAGCATCATTACTAATATTTCATGATATGGATAATATCTCAGACCAAGATCGCAATGCCTTACTAGTAATTTTAGGACTCCTTCTAACTACAACCTACCAAGCAAGTCTTAGTCCGCCTGGTGGTGTTTGGCAGGGCGACAGTCCGTCAGAGCCATTTCATCATATAcctcttgaagaaagagattcaCCGGGGAGTATAGGGACATCAGTCCTGGGTGAATCCTATTTCCTAATTTTCTATATTCTAGCCTATGTTGTCTTTATCGTAACCTATTTCCTAACACTAGCCCTGCTTAAACCTTTTCCCAATGGTTTCAGGACAGCCCTTGAAGTATTACTTGCGTTCCTTGCGATGTGTTTCGACCAATCACTGTCTTCCATAGCCCCAACTTTTTCAATAGCTGTAACTCTTCGTATATTTTCaactattattttcattttaatggtGTTCGTGTGTATCGCATATCATCAGGTATCAAAACTCAGTGTTTCAATCGTGGGATGTTGGATATTCCCTTCGTATTCTCTTTCCCTTTTTGCTGGAGAAAAAGTTGTAGCTGTAATTCAAGTATTTTTGTTATTCCTTGTTCTATATGATGAATTTTGGAAAGGAACCATTTTAGCTGTAGGTTATAGTTTATTGGTCAGGATTGATGCTATCGCTGATCATGGTGGTGGTTATAGTAGTTATGGATGGGGATACCCTGCTGTATTCATAGGATGttggtttttctttaatctatctCAAGTTTGCATAAAGCGGTGCATTCGATGCTGTAAAAAGTAA
- the LOC107893923 gene encoding ankyrin repeat-containing protein BDA1 isoform X2, with protein MDTRLKRAARAGNVSDLYSIIERDGNVLKNLDEVEFVNTPLHIAAENGCTEFAMEILSLKPSFARKLHRGLSPIHLAVQAGHKEMVLRFIEIDKDLVRIRGKSGETPLHYISRLGNYDGLLDKILETCPDCIRDVTTINSTALHIATENNRLDVLQVLIRTLKKKDYCREVVNGKDKDGNTALHIAARNNQPEMLKLLLNCKADKYDTNQHGLTALEVAQEHNSRESITILRGCFFPVFSNFNHKMEKQIMASATKASLLIFHDMDNISDQDRNALLVILGLLLTTTYQASLSPPGGVWQGDSPSEPFHHIPLEERDSPGSIGTSVLGQPLKYYLRSLRCVSTNHCLP; from the exons ATGGATACAAGATTGAAAAGAGCTGCTCGAGCAGGAAATGTTAGTGATTTGTATTCAATAATCGAGAGAGACGGAAATGTTTTGAAGAACTTGGATGAGGTGGAGTTCGTCAATACTCCATTACATATTGCTGCAGAGAATGGGTGTACTGAGTTTGCAATGGAGATTCTGAGTTTAAAACCATCCTTTGCTAGGAAGCTCCACCGAGGCTTGAGCCCTATTCACCTTGCCGTCCAGGCAGGGCATAAAGAGATGGTGTTACGTTTCATTGAAATCGATAAAGATCTGGTTCGTATCAGAGGGAAGAGTGGTGAGACTCCATTGCACTACATTAGTAGACTTGGAAACTACGATGGCCTCTTAGATAAAATTCTTGAGACTTGTCCTGATTgtattcgagatgttacaaccaTAAATAGCACTGCTTTGCATATTGCAACGGAAAACAATAGATTGGATGTTCTCCAAGTTCTAATTAGAACTCTAAAGAAGAAAGACTACTGCCGGGAAGTGGTGAACGGAAAAGACAAAGATGGCAACACTGCACTTCACATAGCTGCCAGGAATAATCAACCCGAG ATGCTCAAATTGCTATTGAACTGCAAGGCTGATAAGTATGACACCAATCAACATGGTTTGACGGCACTTGAAGTTGCACAAGAACATAATAGTCGAGAAAGCATTACTATTCTACGTGGTTGCTTTTTTCCtgtattttcaaacttcaatcaTAAGATGGAGAAACAAATCATGGCGTCTGCGACAAAAGCATCATTACTAATATTTCATGATATGGATAATATCTCAGACCAAGATCGCAATGCCTTACTAGTAATTTTAGGACTCCTTCTAACTACAACCTACCAAGCAAGTCTTAGTCCGCCTGGTGGTGTTTGGCAGGGCGACAGTCCGTCAGAGCCATTTCATCATATAcctcttgaagaaagagattcaCCGGGGAGTATAGGGACATCAGTCCTGG GACAGCCCTTGAAGTATTACTTGCGTTCCTTGCGATGTGTTTCGACCAATCACTGTCTTCCATAG
- the LOC121222276 gene encoding uncharacterized protein has protein sequence MGFIYEAIDRAKRAIQQNCRYFTEYEKIIDNRWNFMHSDLHSAGYFLNPQFQFGVEHSENVLIETLEGTRSVIERLEPSMDTQVRMVNQLLLFRDKHETFGTPQAQRAWKQMNPAEWWMIYGTCVPELQKLAIKVLSQTTSASNCERNWSTFSYIHTKARNRLKHKKLEKLVFTYYNMRLKMRHQQRMSTDDINVSFNPISLDYIFEDVDPLSEWLHEKENPLLDGENAGVLPVDTSDDEMDVDQSQQQILSHSSSSSTPSQSGDGPDSGGLSPIDEDDGYSGDRGEIRSSSQYGGEYEGGTTGGHFRDRSEFDGNMFPEPRRDRSEPRAPSKGKGKKHTSIGSSSGSGRRSSSSNLGYSDSSTSTQGFYPPEQPSHGYPQPYGYYPPFPNYGVPYQPQMYPPPPMYHPPPPFMYPPPQIYPPYQLNENQGENVAFFWIYFWTKAKRIKSRTLPK, from the exons ATGGGCTTTATTTATGAGGCTATTGATAGGGCTAAACGAGCAATTCAACAAAATTGTCGATATTTCACAGAGTATGAAAAGATTATTGAcaatagatggaattttatgcATTCCGACTTGCATTCAGCTG gttattttctcaACCCTCAATTTCAATTTGGGGTGGAGCATTCTGAGAATGTATTAATAGAAACATTAGAAGGTACACGATcagtaattgaaagattagaacCTTCTATGGATACTCAAGTCAGAATGGTTAATCAG ttgttattatttagagataaacatgagacattcggtactccacaagcacaaagagcttggaagcaaatgaatccgg cTGAGTGGTGGATGATATATGGCACATGTGTTCCcgaattacaaaaattagcaattaaagtgCTTAGTCAAACAACTTCAGCATCAAATTGCGAACGAAATTGGAGCACATTTAGTTATATTCACACCAAGGCAAGAAATAGGTTAAAgcataaaaaacttgaaaaactagTGTTTACCTATTATAATATGAGGCTTAAGATGAGGCATCAACAAAGAATGAGCactgatgatataaatgttaGTTTTAATCCTATCAGCCTTGATTATATCTTTGAAGATGTTGATCCACTATCAGAATGGCTTCATGAGAAAGAGAATCCATTGTTAGATGGTGAAAATGCCGGTGTGTTGCCTGTGGATACCTCTGAtgatgaaatggatgttgatCAATCGCAACAACAAATTTTGTCTCATTCAAGTTCTAGTTCAACTCCAAGTCAGAGTGGCGATGGACCCGATAGTGGTGGTTTAAGTCCAATTGATGAGGATGACGGATATAGTGGTGATAGAGGTGAAATTAGGTCTTCTAGTCAGTATGGAGGAGAATATGAGGGTGGTACCACTGGTGGACATTTTCGTGACAGATCAGAGTTTGATGGAAATATGTTTCCTGAACCTAGGAGAGATAGAAGTGAACCTAGAGCTCCATCAAAGGGAAAAGGCAAGAAGCATACTTCTATAGGCTCTTCATCTGGTAGTGGTAGGAGATCGAGTTCTAGTAACCTTGGGTATAGTGATTCATCTACTAGCACTCAAGGTTTTTATCCACCAGAACAACCTTCACATGGTTATCCACAACCATATGgttattatccaccatttcctaATTATGGTGTGCCATACCAGCCTCAAATGTATCCTCCTCCACCAATGTATCACCCACCTCCACCTTTCATGTATCCTCCTCCTCAAATATATCCTCCATATCAATTGAATGAAAACCAAGGTGAAAATGTTGCTtttttttggatatatttttggaCAAAGGCCAAGAGAATCAAGTCAAGAACGCTCCCAAAGTGA